The Cellulophaga sp. L1A9 genome window below encodes:
- a CDS encoding TonB-dependent receptor: protein MKYLLVSLFLIVSTLSYAQDKGSVVGKVIDKEASDEPLAFANVLIKGTTKGTTTDFDGLYEIANVDPGTYIVVFSYLGYESVEVPNVAIEAGKVTTINIPLAASEGMSLDEVVVTTTARKDSEAALLLDQKKSVDITVAIGAQELGKIGVTDAATATTKISGVTSSQASGDIFVRGLGDRYLSTTLNGLQVPSDNVDRKNIALELFPTSVLQNVSVRKTFSVQNTADQSSGTVNIASRELSGSSEFSVSLSAGGNTNVLKNGVYDNFKVSPNYSNTTLGIYNENPLLQTQIIQQSWNTEKLNNPINYSASLTAGKKFFENRLAILLTASHSKTNEYQQGTFKQFRSNFIEDSINDATTYTTNIINTALLDVVFYANEKNKIKSSTFVINKFSDQVFEAGRDGQTVIFEETEPAEGLSQFIRDQNSKQTQLFVTQLIGSHKIGEINTIEWAGGYNFLNADEPNRIRNEINFDFDGTEIELARRGDFQQRKSSQKINDIEYNGYLKDIIKIIDEEDRNFKIEIGANYRNKERDFSSEFVGVIEASGRTVTPPSLDDLGSIFTIPNFNDGNLRYRLLGVNANGTREDIYTGNLESYAGYADINVGLKKWNFNAGLRFQKDDLSVNYDIGNLGISRLGTSEQDYNRVYPSLNVKYSVNDNNAFRFAASQTLTLPEFKEIAPFQYVSPTNQITAGNPDLRASTNFNYDIKWESYPSIGELISLGAFYKKIEDPINRLRQRSASGVFSYFNSGEKAEVFGLEAETKFDLIKATTNDEDGNLSGSELSLVFNATRMWHTQDLKQIINEDGTVGESFRYKNITETDLQGASDWILNSSINFNTAGKNPLAASLTANYASDKIYAIGVANTLTSSDFDYDDAIIEKGFVTLDAVVSKEINEHWKVKLVGRNLLNPNIKQTQNILTNVRDFSQLSSSTTLEERQAMNIPLMEQENTVLAYKLGINLSIGVSFQF, encoded by the coding sequence ATGAAGTATCTATTAGTATCACTATTTTTAATAGTATCAACTTTATCGTACGCACAGGACAAAGGTAGTGTTGTTGGTAAAGTAATTGACAAAGAAGCAAGTGACGAACCCTTGGCATTTGCTAACGTGTTAATAAAAGGGACAACAAAAGGTACCACTACAGATTTTGATGGATTATACGAAATTGCAAATGTTGATCCAGGCACCTATATAGTTGTATTTAGTTATTTAGGCTATGAATCTGTTGAAGTACCGAATGTTGCTATAGAAGCAGGAAAAGTAACTACGATAAATATTCCCTTGGCTGCGAGTGAAGGAATGTCTTTAGATGAAGTTGTAGTAACTACAACTGCCAGAAAAGATTCTGAAGCAGCTTTATTATTAGATCAAAAGAAATCTGTTGATATTACGGTTGCTATTGGAGCTCAAGAGTTAGGGAAAATTGGTGTTACTGATGCAGCCACTGCTACCACTAAAATTTCAGGTGTTACCAGCAGTCAGGCCTCAGGAGATATTTTTGTAAGAGGTTTAGGTGATCGTTATCTAAGCACTACTCTTAATGGCTTACAAGTTCCATCTGATAATGTAGACCGTAAAAATATCGCTTTAGAACTTTTCCCGACTAGTGTTCTTCAAAACGTTAGCGTAAGAAAAACTTTCTCTGTACAAAATACTGCCGATCAATCTTCGGGTACAGTTAATATTGCATCAAGGGAATTATCTGGAAGCTCTGAGTTTTCTGTAAGTCTATCTGCAGGGGGTAATACAAATGTACTTAAAAACGGGGTTTACGATAATTTTAAAGTAAGTCCTAATTACAGCAATACAACTTTAGGTATCTACAATGAAAACCCATTATTACAAACTCAAATTATTCAACAGTCTTGGAATACTGAGAAGCTAAACAATCCTATCAATTATTCTGCTTCTTTAACCGCAGGGAAAAAGTTTTTTGAAAATAGACTAGCTATACTTTTAACCGCATCACATTCCAAAACTAACGAATACCAACAAGGCACTTTTAAGCAATTCAGATCTAACTTTATAGAAGACTCTATTAATGATGCTACAACTTACACTACTAACATTATTAATACAGCTCTTTTAGATGTAGTCTTTTATGCTAATGAGAAAAATAAAATTAAATCAAGCACTTTCGTTATAAATAAGTTTAGCGACCAAGTTTTTGAAGCTGGTAGAGATGGTCAAACAGTAATATTTGAAGAAACAGAACCTGCTGAAGGTTTATCTCAATTTATAAGAGACCAAAACTCAAAGCAAACACAACTTTTTGTGACGCAGCTTATAGGATCGCACAAAATAGGAGAAATAAACACTATTGAGTGGGCCGGAGGTTATAACTTCTTAAATGCTGATGAACCGAACAGAATCAGAAATGAAATAAATTTTGATTTTGATGGTACTGAGATTGAATTAGCAAGAAGAGGCGATTTCCAACAAAGAAAATCTAGTCAAAAAATTAATGATATTGAATACAACGGATATTTAAAAGACATCATAAAAATAATAGACGAAGAGGACAGAAACTTTAAAATTGAAATAGGAGCAAATTACAGAAACAAGGAACGTGACTTTAGCTCTGAATTTGTGGGTGTGATTGAAGCATCTGGTAGAACAGTAACTCCTCCTTCTTTAGATGACCTTGGAAGTATTTTTACCATACCAAATTTTAACGATGGTAATTTAAGATACAGGTTATTGGGCGTTAATGCAAATGGCACTCGTGAAGATATTTATACAGGTAATTTAGAATCTTATGCTGGATATGCAGATATTAATGTTGGTTTGAAAAAATGGAACTTTAATGCTGGACTGAGATTCCAAAAAGATGATTTGAGTGTAAATTACGATATCGGTAACCTTGGAATCTCTAGATTAGGAACTAGCGAACAAGATTACAATAGAGTATACCCAAGCTTAAATGTTAAGTATAGCGTAAACGACAACAATGCGTTTAGATTTGCCGCAAGTCAAACTCTAACATTGCCCGAATTTAAAGAAATTGCTCCTTTTCAATACGTATCTCCTACCAACCAAATTACTGCTGGTAATCCAGATTTGAGAGCATCTACAAACTTTAATTATGATATTAAATGGGAGAGCTACCCGTCTATAGGTGAATTAATTTCTCTTGGAGCCTTTTATAAGAAAATTGAAGATCCAATTAATAGATTGAGACAAAGGAGTGCTTCAGGTGTATTCTCTTATTTCAACTCAGGTGAAAAGGCAGAGGTTTTTGGTTTAGAAGCTGAAACTAAATTCGATTTGATCAAAGCTACCACAAATGATGAAGATGGAAACTTATCTGGTTCTGAATTAAGTTTGGTGTTTAATGCAACGCGCATGTGGCACACCCAAGACTTAAAACAAATTATCAATGAAGATGGCACTGTTGGAGAAAGTTTTAGATATAAAAACATTACAGAGACTGATTTACAAGGAGCATCAGACTGGATACTAAATTCAAGTATAAACTTTAATACTGCTGGCAAAAACCCTCTTGCTGCATCACTTACAGCCAACTATGCATCAGATAAAATTTATGCAATTGGTGTCGCAAACACGCTTACAAGTAGCGATTTTGATTACGACGATGCTATTATTGAAAAAGGCTTCGTAACACTTGATGCTGTGGTTAGTAAAGAAATAAATGAGCACTGGAAAGTTAAACTGGTAGGAAGAAACTTATTAAACCCAAACATCAAGCAAACTCAAAATATTTTAACTAACGTAAGAGATTTTAGTCAATTAAGTAGTTCTACTACACTAGAAGAGCGCCAAGCAATGAATATTCCATTAATGGAACAGGAAAATACCGTATTGGCATATAAACTTGGAATTAATTTAAGCATAGGCGTAAGCTTTCAATTTTAA
- a CDS encoding T9SS type A sorting domain-containing protein translates to MKKLYFIILFCIATLGYSQDKPTTGDIEGFKLYPNPVTSGKVFINTALNAPKKVLIFDVLGNKVMEATIIGTELNLSDIDAGIYVIRVYEKDKMVTRKLIVK, encoded by the coding sequence ATGAAAAAACTTTACTTTATCATTCTTTTCTGTATTGCAACTCTTGGCTATAGTCAGGACAAGCCTACTACAGGTGATATTGAAGGGTTTAAATTGTACCCTAACCCTGTTACTAGCGGAAAAGTCTTCATCAATACCGCTTTAAATGCCCCAAAAAAAGTTTTAATTTTTGATGTTTTAGGGAATAAAGTAATGGAAGCCACTATTATCGGCACAGAGTTGAATCTTTCGGATATTGATGCTGGAATTTATGTAATTCGTGTCTACGAAAAAGATAAAATGGTAACCCGAAAACTTATCGTCAAATAG
- a CDS encoding T9SS type A sorting domain-containing protein, whose product MTKIYFILLMVFTFSLSGQEPVENHTKNTEIAGFKLYPNPTFNDVVYITTKDNLGKNIQVYDLLGELVLQEYSHYKELNISKLDAGVYIVQVTENNKTTSRKLVVK is encoded by the coding sequence ATGACAAAAATCTACTTTATCCTACTTATGGTTTTCACATTCTCTCTTTCAGGACAAGAGCCCGTCGAAAACCATACGAAAAATACCGAAATTGCTGGCTTTAAATTGTATCCTAACCCTACTTTCAATGATGTGGTTTACATCACCACAAAAGACAACCTAGGTAAGAACATTCAAGTATATGATTTATTAGGAGAATTGGTGCTGCAAGAATACAGCCACTATAAAGAATTAAACATTTCTAAACTAGATGCTGGTGTTTACATTGTTCAGGTTACAGAAAATAACAAAACAACTTCAAGAAAGTTAGTCGTGAAATAA
- a CDS encoding acyl transferase yields MDASSIFTIQSQADFNSVALQVYRHQYTHNLVYQEFCNYLKKTPNNVSEVIAIPFLPIEFFKSKKVVSSTENPEILFTSSGTTGTMTSTHYVTDVSIYEESYQRAFTHFYGAVTEYCVLALLPSYLERQGSSLIYMADDLIKKSKHPESGFYLDTLELLVQKLKELDQSNTKILLIGVSFALLDIVENYNLKLKNVIIMETGGMKGRRKEMIREELHDTLKEGFGVQKIHSEYGMTELLSQAYSKGDGIFKSPPWMDVLIRDPEDALSYQSTGKTGGVNVIDLANINSCSFIATQDLGKKYSNNTFEILGRFDHSDIRGCNLLVL; encoded by the coding sequence ATGGACGCTTCTTCTATTTTTACTATTCAATCACAGGCAGATTTTAATTCCGTAGCGCTACAGGTCTATCGCCATCAGTATACCCATAATCTTGTTTACCAAGAATTTTGCAACTACCTAAAAAAAACACCCAACAACGTTTCGGAAGTCATTGCCATTCCTTTTTTACCTATTGAATTTTTTAAATCGAAAAAGGTTGTTTCAAGTACTGAAAATCCCGAAATACTCTTTACCAGCAGCGGAACTACAGGAACAATGACGAGTACACATTATGTAACAGATGTTTCTATCTATGAAGAAAGCTATCAAAGAGCGTTTACTCATTTTTATGGTGCCGTAACAGAGTATTGTGTGTTAGCTTTATTGCCTTCTTACTTAGAACGCCAAGGTTCGTCATTAATCTATATGGCCGATGATTTGATTAAAAAAAGTAAGCATCCAGAAAGCGGATTTTATTTAGACACCCTAGAACTTCTGGTTCAGAAACTAAAGGAACTAGATCAATCCAATACCAAAATTCTACTAATCGGAGTTTCTTTTGCTCTTTTAGATATTGTGGAGAACTACAATCTTAAACTAAAAAATGTAATTATCATGGAAACTGGCGGTATGAAAGGCCGCCGAAAAGAAATGATCAGAGAAGAATTACACGACACGCTAAAAGAAGGTTTTGGCGTGCAAAAAATTCATTCTGAATATGGCATGACAGAACTGCTATCGCAAGCATATTCTAAAGGTGATGGCATTTTTAAAAGTCCACCTTGGATGGATGTTCTCATAAGAGATCCTGAAGATGCACTTAGCTACCAAAGTACAGGAAAAACCGGTGGCGTAAATGTTATAGATTTAGCCAACATAAACTCTTGCTCGTTTATTGCTACACAAGATTTAGGTAAAAAATACAGCAACAATACTTTTGAAATTTTAGGTCGTTTTGACCATTCAGATATTAGAGGCTGTAATTTATTGGTGTTATAA
- the tyrS gene encoding tyrosine--tRNA ligase, with product MKTNFVAELKWRGMLHDAMPGTEEHLMNEMQSAYVGIDPTADSLHIGHLVGVMMLRHFQLAGHKPYALIGGATGMIGDPSGKSTERNLLDEKTLRHNQDALKGQLSRFLDFSSDAKNAAILVNNYDWMKDFSFLEFIRDVGKHITVNYMMAKDSVKKRLSSEAKEGMSFTEFTYQLVQGYDFLHLFKEHNCTLQMGGSDQWGNITTGTELIRRIGGGKGYALTCPLITKADGTKFGKTEGGNVWLDAERTSPYKFYQYWLNTSDEDAEKYIKIFTFIAKEEIEALVAEHKEAPHLRVLQKRLADEITVMVHSQEDLDNAVEASGILFGKSTAASLKKLNEKTFLDIFEGVPQAEVTMADVEEGLDMIGALAAKTNFLGSNGEARRELKQNSISVNKEKVKEDYVITKEDLINDKFVLLQRGKKNYFVILVK from the coding sequence ATGAAAACCAATTTTGTAGCAGAATTAAAATGGAGAGGCATGTTACATGATGCCATGCCAGGAACAGAAGAGCATTTAATGAATGAAATGCAATCGGCTTATGTTGGTATAGATCCTACAGCAGATTCGTTACATATAGGGCATTTAGTGGGGGTAATGATGTTACGTCATTTTCAACTAGCAGGCCATAAACCGTATGCACTTATTGGTGGTGCTACGGGGATGATTGGAGATCCTTCAGGAAAATCTACAGAACGTAATCTTTTAGATGAAAAAACCTTGCGTCACAATCAAGATGCTTTAAAAGGACAGCTTTCTCGTTTTTTAGATTTTAGTAGTGATGCAAAGAATGCGGCTATTCTTGTCAATAATTATGATTGGATGAAAGATTTTTCATTCTTAGAATTTATCCGTGATGTGGGGAAACATATCACCGTAAATTATATGATGGCGAAAGATTCTGTTAAAAAACGTCTTTCTTCGGAAGCGAAAGAAGGAATGTCTTTTACAGAGTTTACCTACCAACTGGTTCAAGGGTATGACTTTTTACACCTTTTTAAAGAACACAATTGTACTTTACAAATGGGAGGTAGTGACCAGTGGGGAAATATAACAACGGGAACAGAACTTATAAGACGTATTGGTGGTGGTAAAGGCTACGCACTTACCTGTCCGCTAATTACAAAAGCAGATGGTACTAAGTTCGGTAAAACGGAAGGCGGTAATGTTTGGCTAGATGCAGAACGTACTTCACCTTACAAATTTTACCAATATTGGTTAAATACCTCTGATGAGGATGCTGAAAAATATATCAAAATATTCACCTTTATCGCTAAAGAGGAAATAGAAGCTTTGGTAGCGGAGCATAAGGAGGCACCGCATTTACGTGTGCTTCAAAAACGATTGGCGGATGAGATTACCGTGATGGTGCATTCACAAGAAGATCTTGATAACGCTGTGGAGGCAAGTGGAATTCTTTTTGGAAAATCTACAGCCGCAAGTTTAAAGAAATTGAATGAAAAAACATTCTTGGACATTTTTGAAGGTGTTCCTCAAGCAGAGGTAACTATGGCTGATGTTGAAGAAGGTTTAGATATGATTGGAGCTCTAGCGGCGAAGACTAACTTTTTAGGATCTAATGGGGAGGCGAGAAGGGAGCTGAAACAAAATTCCATCTCTGTAAATAAAGAAAAGGTCAAGGAAGACTACGTAATTACAAAAGAAGATTTAATCAATGATAAATTTGTTCTTTTGCAAAGAGGGAAGAAAAATTACTTTGTAATACTCGTAAAGTAA
- a CDS encoding SDR family oxidoreductase has protein sequence MILVTGGTGLVGSHLLFELTKTNASIRAIHRERSDLKQVEKIFSYYTENFQEQFNRIEWFVADLSDISALDTAFENVTHVYHCAALISFDPRDYDKLFKINCEGTANVVNTSLAKNVKKLAYISSIATIGQEINSVIVNEDSDWNAKDANVYALTKYDAEMEVWRSSQEGLPTIVLNPGVILGPGFWDSGSGTIFKTAAKGYSYYPPSGTGFVGVMDVVKLLILGMNSEINKERFIVIAENKTYKDVLHDICEKLELKPPNKELKKWQLSLLWRLDWLASFLTKKERKLTKNSVKSLQEQKQYDHQKIKTTFNYEFEPIDKVLDFCTEQFIKETS, from the coding sequence ATGATTTTAGTCACAGGCGGTACAGGTTTAGTTGGGTCACACCTTTTGTTTGAATTAACAAAAACAAATGCGAGTATACGCGCCATCCATAGAGAACGAAGCGACTTAAAACAAGTGGAAAAGATATTTTCTTACTACACTGAAAATTTTCAAGAACAATTCAATAGAATAGAATGGTTTGTTGCAGACCTTAGTGATATTTCTGCTTTAGACACTGCTTTTGAAAATGTAACACATGTTTATCATTGCGCGGCACTAATTTCTTTTGACCCCAGAGATTACGATAAACTATTTAAAATAAATTGCGAAGGCACAGCAAATGTCGTGAATACCAGCCTCGCTAAGAATGTAAAAAAATTGGCTTACATAAGCTCTATTGCTACCATTGGTCAAGAAATTAATTCTGTTATTGTCAATGAAGACTCCGATTGGAATGCAAAAGATGCCAATGTGTATGCACTCACCAAATACGATGCAGAAATGGAGGTTTGGCGTAGCTCTCAAGAGGGCTTACCTACCATAGTATTAAATCCGGGTGTTATACTAGGCCCCGGATTTTGGGATTCTGGAAGTGGTACTATATTTAAAACTGCAGCCAAGGGCTACTCTTATTACCCACCTAGCGGCACCGGTTTTGTTGGCGTAATGGATGTAGTAAAACTATTAATTTTAGGAATGAATTCTGAAATTAATAAAGAACGATTTATTGTTATTGCGGAAAACAAAACATACAAAGATGTTTTACACGATATCTGCGAAAAGCTTGAACTAAAACCCCCAAATAAAGAATTAAAAAAATGGCAGTTGAGCCTCTTATGGCGCTTAGATTGGCTCGCCAGTTTCTTGACAAAAAAGGAACGAAAATTAACAAAAAACAGCGTCAAATCACTTCAAGAGCAAAAACAGTACGATCATCAAAAAATAAAAACCACTTTTAACTATGAGTTTGAACCTATAGATAAGGTGTTAGATTTTTGTACAGAACAATTTATAAAGGAAACTTCTTAA
- a CDS encoding DUF4296 domain-containing protein, which translates to MYKVLVLCVLALMVSCKEELIKPPENLIAKDKMSAILYDLALVTAAKNTSVDVLKENKIEAMKYIYAKHDIDSLQFVKSDLYYASQPVIYGEIYKSVEGKIKGDIKVIDDAKKEQRKLDSIERIRKPKKLDSIKAEKIEKSELN; encoded by the coding sequence ATGTATAAAGTGCTTGTTTTATGTGTTTTGGCTTTGATGGTTTCTTGTAAGGAGGAATTAATTAAACCACCGGAAAATCTTATTGCAAAAGATAAGATGTCTGCAATTTTGTATGATTTGGCATTGGTGACTGCAGCAAAAAATACAAGTGTAGATGTGCTAAAAGAGAATAAGATAGAAGCGATGAAATATATCTATGCAAAACATGATATAGATAGTCTTCAGTTTGTAAAAAGTGACCTCTATTATGCTTCACAACCAGTTATTTACGGTGAGATTTACAAGAGCGTAGAAGGAAAGATAAAAGGAGATATAAAAGTTATAGATGATGCTAAAAAAGAGCAACGTAAACTAGATAGTATTGAGCGCATACGCAAGCCGAAGAAACTTGATAGTATAAAGGCGGAAAAAATTGAAAAGTCAGAGCTGAATTAA
- a CDS encoding dihydroorotase: MSKFLIKNATIVNENKLQVADVLIQDDIIQKIGATISDATATVIDASGKYLLPGIIDDQVHFREPGLTHKGNIASESRAAVAGGITTFMEQPNTNPQTTTIEKLEDKFALGAASSYANYSFLFGGTNDNLEELKKLDKNACSGVKLFLGSSTGNMLVDNEEVIEKIFRNTEMVISAHCEDETTIKNNLAKYKEQYGDDIPMEYHPLIRSAEACYLSSSKAIALAKQTGARFHVFHLSTGIETALFRNDIPLKEKKITAEVCLHHLWFSDEDYKTKGSLIKWNPAVKTAEDRDQLWDAFLDDRIDVLATDHAPHTLEEKDNVYTKAPSGGPLVQHALPAMLEKYHQGKISLEKIVEKMCHNPAILFEIDRRGYVREGYYADLVLVDINNSWTVSKENIVYKCGWSPFEGTAFRSKISHTFVNGHLAYENGIISDKRNAKRLTFNR, translated from the coding sequence ATGAGTAAGTTTTTAATAAAGAATGCTACTATCGTCAATGAAAATAAACTGCAAGTAGCAGATGTTCTTATTCAAGACGATATTATTCAAAAAATAGGTGCTACTATTTCTGACGCTACAGCTACGGTTATTGATGCTTCGGGAAAATATCTTTTACCGGGTATTATTGATGATCAAGTACATTTTAGAGAACCGGGGTTAACTCATAAAGGAAATATTGCTAGTGAAAGCAGGGCTGCTGTTGCAGGTGGGATTACCACTTTTATGGAACAGCCAAATACCAATCCACAAACAACAACCATAGAAAAATTGGAGGATAAATTTGCTTTGGGAGCAGCGAGCTCTTATGCTAATTATTCATTTTTGTTTGGAGGTACTAATGACAATTTAGAAGAACTTAAAAAACTTGATAAAAATGCCTGTTCTGGGGTAAAATTATTCTTAGGCTCTTCTACGGGAAATATGCTGGTAGATAACGAAGAGGTTATAGAAAAGATATTTAGAAATACCGAAATGGTGATCTCGGCACATTGTGAAGATGAGACCACTATAAAAAATAACTTAGCAAAGTACAAAGAGCAGTATGGTGATGATATTCCTATGGAGTACCACCCGTTAATACGAAGTGCAGAGGCTTGTTATTTATCATCCTCCAAGGCAATTGCCTTAGCGAAACAAACGGGAGCAAGGTTTCATGTATTCCATTTATCTACAGGAATAGAAACGGCTCTTTTTAGAAATGATATCCCTTTAAAGGAAAAGAAAATAACAGCAGAAGTTTGCTTGCATCATTTATGGTTTTCCGATGAAGATTATAAAACAAAAGGATCTTTAATTAAATGGAATCCAGCAGTAAAAACTGCGGAAGATAGAGATCAATTGTGGGATGCTTTTTTAGATGACCGAATTGATGTCTTAGCAACAGATCATGCACCACATACTTTAGAAGAAAAAGATAATGTATATACCAAGGCGCCCTCTGGAGGGCCATTAGTGCAGCATGCATTGCCAGCCATGTTGGAAAAGTACCATCAAGGTAAAATAAGTTTAGAAAAGATTGTGGAGAAGATGTGTCATAATCCCGCTATTTTATTTGAAATAGATAGAAGAGGCTATGTGCGCGAGGGGTATTATGCAGATTTGGTATTGGTAGATATAAACAATTCTTGGACCGTGTCTAAAGAAAATATCGTGTACAAATGTGGTTGGTCTCCTTTTGAAGGAACTGCTTTTCGGTCGAAAATATCACATACTTTTGTAAACGGACATTTGGCTTATGAAAACGGAATTATTTCCGATAAGCGAAATGCCAAACGTCTTACCTTCAATAGATAA
- a CDS encoding polyprenol monophosphomannose synthase gives MIDSLVIIPTFNEIENIEAIIKAVFNLEKEFHVLIVDDNSPDGTASKVRELQKTFPGKLFLEVRKEKAGLGTAYIHGFRWAIAKQYDFIFEMDADFSHTPKDLIRLYQACVDGADLAIGSRYIKGVNVVNWPLHRVLLSYGASFYVKIITGMRVHDPTAGFICYKRSVLENIDLSAIHFVGYAFQIEMKFRAHLNKFKIVEVPIIFTDRVLGKSKMNSSIVREAIFGVIKMKWMSFFRKNKFKS, from the coding sequence ATGATAGATAGTCTTGTAATTATTCCAACTTTTAACGAAATTGAAAACATTGAAGCTATAATTAAAGCTGTTTTTAATTTAGAGAAAGAGTTTCATGTGCTAATTGTTGATGATAATTCACCAGATGGGACAGCCAGTAAGGTTAGGGAACTACAAAAAACTTTTCCAGGAAAATTATTTTTAGAGGTTAGAAAAGAAAAGGCAGGTTTAGGTACCGCGTATATTCATGGCTTTAGATGGGCTATTGCTAAGCAATATGATTTCATTTTTGAAATGGATGCCGATTTTTCACATACCCCCAAGGATCTTATTAGACTTTATCAAGCTTGCGTAGATGGGGCAGATTTGGCAATAGGTTCTAGATATATAAAAGGAGTTAATGTTGTAAATTGGCCCTTGCATCGTGTCTTATTATCTTACGGTGCATCATTTTATGTAAAAATAATTACGGGCATGAGAGTTCATGACCCAACAGCGGGTTTTATTTGTTACAAAAGAAGCGTTTTAGAGAACATAGATTTGTCGGCCATTCATTTTGTTGGATATGCCTTTCAAATAGAAATGAAATTTAGAGCACATTTAAACAAATTTAAAATTGTTGAAGTGCCTATTATTTTTACGGATCGTGTATTAGGGAAATCAAAAATGAATTCGTCCATTGTTAGAGAAGCTATTTTTGGAGTAATCAAAATGAAATGGATGAGCTTTTTCAGAAAAAATAAATTTAAATCATGA